The window GATTCGACACCGTTCTTTGCCGCTGGTGCTAATAATAGATTAGAGTCCATGAAGTTACTTAGTATAATAGGGGCTGATATTAATTTATCTGTAGAAAGTGGCGAGACTCCTCTTCACAGGGCTGCTCAGTTTTGTCGTGTAGATGTTGTTAAATTTCTTTTAGAAAAAGGAGCTAACAAAGATGCAGCTAAATTCAATATGCATACTCCAATTTACGTTGCTATTTATAAGGGATGTGTAGAGGTTGTAAGAATTCTTTTGGAATATGAAGTGTCTATTCATATTAATAATACAACGGAAACTTCTTTAAGATTAGCTGAGAGTAAAAAAAATAATAGTCCTGAGCATGAAGAAATTTTTAGTTTAGTAAAGGGGTATTATTGGAAAGAGATAGAAACAACTCTACCTAAGTTAAATGCAAGTTTAGAACTTAATAACTCAAGAAGTTTTCAAGTTGTTGTGGTAAGATATGATGAAGAATTATCATGGCTTAATAAGGAGTTTACTAATGAAGAAATTATTATTTATAATAAGGGAGAAAATAATTTAAATACAGAAAATTTGCCAGTTAATAGTGATATAATAAATATTCCTAATGTTGGATGGTTCGGTGGAACTATTTTATACCATTTGGTTAATTATTATAATAATTTTGCTGATAGAACATTATTTCTACAAGGAAATCCTTATGCTGAACCTCTGATTACTCCTTTAATTCAGTATAAAGGAGAGTTTAGCTTAAATTGCATTAATATAATAGCAAAATGTTCTAACTATACTTTGCTTACAGAGTCAGATCAATTTTCAAAATATAGAACTAAGGATACATGGGCTAAGACTAAGTATGGAAGTAAATTTCAGCTGTTTGATAACTATACTATGATAGACTTTGCTCATGAATATGTTGATGAGAATATGCCTCCCGAGGATTCTTTAGCGATAGTGTTAGGTGCACAATTTGCTGTAGATAAAGAGAATATTTATTTGCATTCAAAAACTTTTTATCAAAGAATGTTACCTATTTTTAATGAAACTTATGCGATGGCGGATTTCTATATTGAGAAGTTATGGGATAAGATATTTTCAACTAAACAAGTAGATTTTATTGAGTCTGATAACCAACTATTTAGTGTAGAGTTAGTAGGAGAGGATTAGTGTATTTAAATATTTTTAGTAGTTAGTATAATAATAAATAAGGAGAAGATATGGTAATTGATAAAACGAAAATATTAAGTGGAATTGCATCAGTGTTAGGTGGAATAACATTGCCAGGAACAAAGAAAATTTTTGCTTTGCCAGATGATTTAGTTTTCGTAATTGACACAAGGGATAATCTTGAAAAGTTACATAATTTATCGAGCGGTAAAGGGCATGAACCATATATGATAGAAAAGATGATGGATTTTGCTCGTGTGAATGAAACTTATATTGAAGTAGGGGGGCATTATGGAGATTTTTCTATTAGAATGAGTAGAAAGCTTGGAGATAATGGGCATGTATATGCCTTTGAACCTGGTCGTAACTTGTTCGAATGTTTTTCTACCAGTGTGGCTTTAAATGGAATTTCTAATATTAAACTAGAGAATCTAGCTGTGCTTGATTCAGAGCAAGAAATAGAATTTTCAGAAGATACAGAGGTGTCTTTAATGGGTCATGTTTCTACGGTTAGTGGTAGTGGAACTCAAAAAATAAAGTCTATAAATTTAGATTCTTATTTTGAGGGTAAAGAATCTAGCATTGATGTAATAAGACTTGATGCAGAGGGGAGTGAATGTAGGGTTTTAAGAGGAGCACAAAAAATTATCGATTCTTCGCCTGATTTAAGATTATTTATTGAGTGGCAATCTGCTTTATTAGATAGGTATGAGAAAGAAGAAGATCAAAGAGAGTGTCTTTCAGGCCTTGTTAATGAAGGGTTTGTTCTTATTGATATTGCTAATTTTGACAAAGAATGTGGTAACTTAAATTATCGCTTTACAATAGATGATCTTATAGGGGCACGAGTGCTAGAGTTTTTAGCAATTAAAGAGAATTCATTACAGAAATTTATAGATAATGATGTTTTAGGTGATAATAAAGAAAAATGTTCCAATAACCTTTTGTTTGCTGCTTCTTTAAGAAATAGCCCTGAAAATATAAAGTTTGCAATTTCACAAGGTGCTGATGTTAATAAGATGCATTCAATAGGAGCTACTGCTTTATATATGGTAGCTCAACATGGGGGGCTTGATGTAGCGGCAGAGTCAATAAAAGCAGGAGCTAATGTAAATACCAAAACAATCGGTGGTGCTCCACCATTGTGTATGAGTGCTCAAAATAATGATTTTCCTATGGTTAAGTTACTTGTAGAAAATGGAGCAGACATAGAGTCTTCTTATAGAAACAATGCCACAGCTTTGTATTTGGCCACATACGTTAATAGTGAAGATATGGTTAAGTATTTGTTAGAAAAAGGTGCAAGTAAAAATGTTACTGTGGGAGGTTTTAGTACTTTTGAGAGAGCTATTGAACTAAAACACTATGAAATTGCAAGATTATTAGCTGATGATGAGTTGAGTTTCTGTAAAGAGATTTCAGAACTAGATATATATCAAGAATATATAGAATATTGTGGTCAAATAGAAAATTTTAACCATGGAGAGAACTTTTAATAGAGAGTGATGTGTATTAATAAAATTAACTGGTAATAAAAATGAAAATGAAGGGTAATAATTCCACTTTAAATAAGTTGTTATTTGATTCTGCTTTATCTGGCAATAATGAGGCTGTA of the Rickettsiales bacterium genome contains:
- a CDS encoding FkbM family methyltransferase, with the translated sequence MVIDKTKILSGIASVLGGITLPGTKKIFALPDDLVFVIDTRDNLEKLHNLSSGKGHEPYMIEKMMDFARVNETYIEVGGHYGDFSIRMSRKLGDNGHVYAFEPGRNLFECFSTSVALNGISNIKLENLAVLDSEQEIEFSEDTEVSLMGHVSTVSGSGTQKIKSINLDSYFEGKESSIDVIRLDAEGSECRVLRGAQKIIDSSPDLRLFIEWQSALLDRYEKEEDQRECLSGLVNEGFVLIDIANFDKECGNLNYRFTIDDLIGARVLEFLAIKENSLQKFIDNDVLGDNKEKCSNNLLFAASLRNSPENIKFAISQGADVNKMHSIGATALYMVAQHGGLDVAAESIKAGANVNTKTIGGAPPLCMSAQNNDFPMVKLLVENGADIESSYRNNATALYLATYVNSEDMVKYLLEKGASKNVTVGGFSTFERAIELKHYEIARLLADDELSFCKEISELDIYQEYIEYCGQIENFNHGENF